TACTAAAAGTAAAATTATAGCGGTGATATAATAGGTGGGTAAATCGAGGCCTTTGATGGCGAAAATCAAAATAAAACCTGCAATACCTGTAGCCACACTATCTACAACAACATCAATAAATGACTTGGTTTTATTTTTAAGTTCAAATGGTAAAGGCAATGCAAGTAGTTCACTAGCACTTTTATGAATCGATTGTTTTAAGGTACCATCAACAGCTTTAATAAAGATAATAACCGATAATTCTGGAATAATAAAAAATAAGATGCCCCCAGCAAATATTCCAAGGGGTAAAAGCATTAAAGAAAACCCAACCCCCCAAATACCCACAACTCTCTGGGTGAAAAATAATTGTATCAGTAAGGATACCAGGTTGAATGTAGAAAACCAAAAGGCAAAAAAAGAGGTTAATTCGTCTGGATCAGCAATCGTTGCAGAAGCAAAATCACTATAAAGGTAATCCACTAGTTTTGCCACAATTACGCTAATAGCCACAATCCCTGCGAGATACGATAAGTGTCTAGAGTTTTTAATGAGTGTTAATGGCCTTACTTCACGAACAGCTGTTCTTTTCTTCTGTTTAAACGTATTTAACTTTACAATTCTGTTTTTCCAAATTTTATTAAGTAACACGATACATAATCCTAAAAACAGCGCAGCAATAAAAATTACATTTTCATTGCCTATGATGGGGGCTAAAATTGAGGTTAAATATCCTCCTAAAATACCACCTAGTATAGCACCCGAACCGATAAAGCCAAATAAGCGTTTTGCCTCGCGGGGGTTATATACTAAATTAGCCATTACCCAAAATTGTGACGCTGAAAGTACGGCATGAATCGCCACCCAAACATAGAAAAAGAAAAGCATCCATTTGTTGAGGTAGTGAAACTGAAGCAACAATGCCAGAATTACGATAAGTACAATGGAAACGATTAAGGTAAACCTTATTATTTTTTTTAATGAAAACTTTGTCAGCGCTCTGGAGTACGAATACGAACTTAAAATAGCAATGGCTGCAACAAGTAAAAAAGCGAGAGGAAGATTCTCTACACCAAGCTCAGATAAAAAAAGGGCATTTACGGTAGGCTTGATAATGAGGAGCGAAGCTATAATCAAAAAAATATAGCTCAACATGTAAAAGGATATTCTAAATTCTCCTTCTCTAATATCAAATGTTTTTTTTAATAATCGTAGGAGCATAAAGTTTTAAAATGGCGTACTAATTACTCGCCAAAGATATTCGCTTTTTTAAAACTTTCTCAATAGGTTTCACTAAATCTCTTATAATTTGTTCTCCATTGGCATCATCGATGAGCGCCACTAGGATATAACGGCGATCTGGATCATCTCCCCAAACCAAAATTGAATCGGAATGAAATGTGCGCCAAGAGCCTGACTTTCTAAACAAACGGGCTTTAGGGGCAATTTGATCTAAAGTATTGACAAATTTATGGTGCAATTCAGGATTTTCCATAATCCCCAGCATTTGAGTCGATCGTTTTTCGTTTACTAATTTACCATTGGCTAATAAATAGTAATACCTACAAACCTGAGTCACTGTTGCGGCATGGCTTAAGTTTTTTAAGGGTTCTCTGTTCGTGTCACCTCCACTACCATACCTTTTACCAACCCAAAGACCACCCCCTTTATGCTCGTCATAAAAAGCATATTTAGGATCTGTCATTACATCTTCTAATTTCTTATAGCCTACGCGATCAATCATTCGAGTAGAAGCCTCATTATTTGATTTACTGATCATTAAACGCATATCATCTTTTACCGCCTGTGTCTCTTTAAGCTCTCCTTTATCGATAGCATCCATGGCCGCCAATAGAATGGCTATTTTAGGTAAACTTGCGGCATACATCATGTGGTTTCCATTAATTCGCGCAAATCTTGTATTGTTTTGGTTGCTGAGATCAACAACACCAACAGCCATTTTCTTTTCACTTATTAATTTTCTCCATTCAGGATTTGATTTTAACTCTCTTTCTAAATTAGATTGAAGTGTGGCATTCAGTAAACTAGGAAGTTGTTTAATTTCTGAATCTGGAATTTGAATAGGTAATGCTTCTTGTGCAAGAAGCATAGTAGAAACTATAAAAAATAAAATGACAAGTATTGAATTCTTTTTCATGTAACTTCCTAAGATTTAATCGAGTTCAAAAGTATCTTATTTCTGCCATACTTTTTTGTTAAATTTTTAACTATTAAAAAAACCTGTAAAGACCTTATAAAACTTTAGTTACCAAGTTTTTACAGCAACAAAAAATGTTAAAAAACTATCGACTAAGAACGTAAAAAAATAATTTTTAGTATCTCTGGAATTAAAAAATAATCCTAAAAAATTAATACCTACCAAAGGGTAATTTGCTCAAATCAACATTCCCACCTGAAATGATGATGCCAACTTTTTTGTCCTTAAACAACTCCTTTTCCTTTAATAGCGATGCTAAAGGAACGGCACAGGAAGCCTCACAAACTATTTTCAAGCGCTCCCAAATTAATTGCATCGCATCAATGATCTCTTGTTCTGTTACGCGTATTATTCTTTCTATTCCTTCTTGGATAATGGGGAAATTTTGATCTCCGAGTTGCGTTTTGAGTCCGTCGGCTATGGTATTCGTAGTACTATTCGATTCAATTCGCCCACTCAATAAAGACCGGTAAGCATCATCAACTTCAAAAGGTTCTCCCCCGATTACTTTACAATTATTTCCAAAATATTTAGCGGCCAAAATTGTTCCTGCTACGAGTCCACCCCCTCCTACCGGTACAAAAATAAAATCTAGATCTGGATTTGTTTCTAATAGCTCCATGGCTGCTGTTCCTTGACCTAAAATCACGTCCATATCATTAGAAGGGTGAATAAAAGTAGCTCCTTTGCCTTGCTCAATATCATTGGCCGCTGCTTCTCGGGCCTGAAGAGTAGGTTCACAAATAAGCACTTCACCACCATAGCCTTTAACCGCATCAATTTTTACCTGTGGCGCACTGGAAGGCATCACAATATACGCCTTAACACCTACACTTTTAGCTGCTAAAGATAGGGCTTGAGCAAAGTTGCCAGAAGAATGAGTGACCACACCTTTTTTTCTTTTATCCTCTGATAGCTGCAGTATGGCGTTTGTGGCGCCTCGCATTTTAAAGGCTCCCATTTTTTGAAAATTTTCGCATTTAA
The sequence above is drawn from the Cellulophaga sp. Hel_I_12 genome and encodes:
- a CDS encoding serine hydrolase; this translates as MKKNSILVILFFIVSTMLLAQEALPIQIPDSEIKQLPSLLNATLQSNLERELKSNPEWRKLISEKKMAVGVVDLSNQNNTRFARINGNHMMYAASLPKIAILLAAMDAIDKGELKETQAVKDDMRLMISKSNNEASTRMIDRVGYKKLEDVMTDPKYAFYDEHKGGGLWVGKRYGSGGDTNREPLKNLSHAATVTQVCRYYYLLANGKLVNEKRSTQMLGIMENPELHHKFVNTLDQIAPKARLFRKSGSWRTFHSDSILVWGDDPDRRYILVALIDDANGEQIIRDLVKPIEKVLKKRISLASN
- a CDS encoding pyridoxal-phosphate dependent enzyme, with product MEKQELINCHKRIEPYIHNTPVLSSTLINEMAGASLVFKCENFQKMGAFKMRGATNAILQLSEDKRKKGVVTHSSGNFAQALSLAAKSVGVKAYIVMPSSAPQVKIDAVKGYGGEVLICEPTLQAREAAANDIEQGKGATFIHPSNDMDVILGQGTAAMELLETNPDLDFIFVPVGGGGLVAGTILAAKYFGNNCKVIGGEPFEVDDAYRSLLSGRIESNSTTNTIADGLKTQLGDQNFPIIQEGIERIIRVTEQEIIDAMQLIWERLKIVCEASCAVPLASLLKEKELFKDKKVGIIISGGNVDLSKLPFGRY